The genomic stretch CGGCATCTCCTGGGGGATTATAATTTTCTTTGTAATAATAGCTCCAGTCGGTGGGACCATTATCACTGGTAAGGATAATGAGGGTATTGTCCAACTCCTCCATATCCTCTAAGCCTTTCAACAACCTACCAATCTCTTGATCGAGTTGGTAAATTACGGCCAGGTACTCCTGAAGGTAATGATTGTTGGCGTAATTTGGAAACAGGCCGAGGTGCTTTTCCTTTGGGCGGAACGGATCATGTACATCATTTGGCCAAAGATTAATGTAAAATGGTTCACCCTTGTTTTTTTGTATAAACTCCAAGGTTCTGTCTACATAAATAGGTGTCTTCTGGTGCTTCTCTACCCATGTGATCTTTCCCCTGCCCAGTTCAGCACTTTGTTTGGAAAGCCCGTCATTTTTATCAAGCAAGCGATCTCCGAGCCCTTCAAATGAAACCAAGGACTCATCAAACCCGTAAGACGCTGGTAAAGGCGCTTCTCCAACATCCCTGCCTCCTCCCATGTGCCATTTACCAAAGTGGGCCGTTGCATAGCCTTCTGCTTTAAACATATCGGCTATCGTAGGCACGCTTTCATCCAAATAATTGGCCATGCCCCTTTTTTCATTGCGCTCCCTACTGGCCAAAAATGAAGTGATTCCAAATTTCGAAGGATACTGCCCTGTCATTAACGTTATCCTGGAAGGAGAACAAATGGGTGACCCAACATAAAACCTGTTGAGGGTCACCCCTTCTTTTCCTATCCTGTCCATATTGGGAGTGGTAATATCGCAATTTCCATAAGCACTCAGATCACCATAGCCCATATCATCGATAAAGATCATGATGACATTCGGTTTATCTTCTATGCTACTACTGGTTTGACCATAGCTGTAATAGGGCACCATCCACAAAACCAACATCCATAGGATGGCCGGTGGGAATGATTTCACATTGGACAAGGTATAAAATAGTTTAAACGGTATCATATTCTTTAATGGTAATTGGTTTTGTTTATCAGCCTCCTTGGACAAAAGATATAGATTACATGGAGCTTTTCATTGCCCAATCATATCTGAACTATACAATCCCATGTCAAAGGCTCCTTCTCCAGGATCGGCGCTGACTCTCACTGCTATTACATTTTTGCCTGTTTTCAAGAATTTCTCTGCCCCTTCCAAGGAGATGTGGGTATAATGTCTTTTCCGCCCCCCTCCATCTTCAAGGGTACGCACCAATTCCCCATTAATATAAAGTACTGCTTTTGACTTGGGGGCGTAGTATTTGAGATAAAGCTTATTTGGTACCGCTTGCACATGAAAATCCCTTCTTAGGTACAATTCACCTCCCTTCCAAGCGGAAGAAGGGGGTAAAAATGGATTGGCACTTCCACTAAAAGGAGCTGCGCATACCTCCCAATTTGCATCATTGTAATCCATTAATATCCAGTCTTCCCGTGGTGGTTGCATGGTGATTTTCCAGTCAGAAGGCTTGTGTTCGGAATCAGGCAAAAGCGCATGCTTTTTCCACCATGGTTGGTAAAGCGGTGCTATCCATTCACGTACCTTTGAGGGATCCAGCTTGACCACTTCCCTATCATAGGTCATTAGTCCATTTACCTCTCCTTCCACATCGGTGGTTTGCGTGTAAATTGCTGCTGACAATCCCCAGCTGATCAGTCCTTCGAGATTTTTGATGATGGCCTGAAACTCCTTTTCATAAACCGCCTTATCTTCATACGTCAAGTAACCCCAGTTACGCTTGTTCCACCAGAGGTGGTTGGGTACTGGCAGTCCCACTCCTCCAAATTCCCCCAAAACAGAGGCCCTGTTCTCTTC from Echinicola soli encodes the following:
- a CDS encoding sulfatase family protein, whose amino-acid sequence is MIPFKLFYTLSNVKSFPPAILWMLVLWMVPYYSYGQTSSSIEDKPNVIMIFIDDMGYGDLSAYGNCDITTPNMDRIGKEGVTLNRFYVGSPICSPSRITLMTGQYPSKFGITSFLASRERNEKRGMANYLDESVPTIADMFKAEGYATAHFGKWHMGGGRDVGEAPLPASYGFDESLVSFEGLGDRLLDKNDGLSKQSAELGRGKITWVEKHQKTPIYVDRTLEFIQKNKGEPFYINLWPNDVHDPFRPKEKHLGLFPNYANNHYLQEYLAVIYQLDQEIGRLLKGLEDMEELDNTLIILTSDNGPTDWSYYYKENYNPPGDAGPFRGRKWSLYEGGIRVPFMARWPGHITPGKVMESTVHATDLLPTLSNLLNLETPTVALDGENRSQVLQGKESGRSAPIYWEYGSRFDISPGNPRYRSPRLAIMEGEYKLLINDDSTHVELYDISKDIAETRNIADSHPEMVKEMSAKVLFWKRNLP